One part of the Lachnospiraceae bacterium JLR.KK002 genome encodes these proteins:
- a CDS encoding PFL family protein yields the protein MINIWEVKETNKMIEQENLDVRTITLGISLLDCMDSDLEKLNENIYKKITATAAGLVETGEEIQRNYCIPIVNKRISVTPIALVGQTACRTPEDFVSIARTLDRAAKTVGVNFIGGYSALVSKGMTKGDENLIRSIPMALGETERVCSSVNVGSTKTGINMDAVKLMGEIVLQTAEYTKENDSLGCAKLVIFCNAPDDNPFMAGAFHGVTEADAIINVGVSGPGVVKKALEQVRNENFEVLCETIKKTAFKITRVGQLVAQEASRRMGIPFGIIDLSLAPTPAIGDSVAEILEEIGLEYAGAPGTTAALALLNDQVKKGGIMASSYVGGLSGAFIPVSEDQGMIDAVEAGALTLEKLEAMTCVCSVGLDMIAIPGDVPASVISGVIADEMAIGMINQKTTAVRLIPVIGKNVGDTVEFGGLLGHAPVMPVNKFGCEAFISRGGRIPAPVHSFKN from the coding sequence ATGATAAATATCTGGGAAGTAAAAGAAACCAATAAAATGATAGAGCAGGAAAATCTGGACGTCCGCACCATTACTCTGGGTATCAGCCTGCTGGACTGTATGGATTCTGATCTGGAAAAATTAAATGAAAATATTTATAAAAAAATTACCGCAACAGCAGCCGGTCTGGTGGAGACAGGAGAAGAAATCCAGCGGAATTACTGTATTCCCATTGTAAATAAACGGATTTCCGTAACCCCCATTGCACTGGTGGGACAGACAGCCTGCCGGACGCCGGAGGATTTTGTATCTATTGCCAGAACACTGGACAGGGCGGCCAAAACAGTAGGTGTGAATTTTATCGGCGGTTATTCCGCACTGGTGTCAAAAGGAATGACAAAGGGAGATGAGAATCTGATTCGTTCCATTCCGATGGCTCTTGGAGAGACAGAGCGCGTCTGCAGCTCCGTCAATGTAGGCTCCACAAAAACCGGTATTAATATGGATGCAGTGAAGCTCATGGGTGAGATTGTGCTTCAGACAGCAGAATATACGAAGGAAAATGATTCTCTGGGCTGCGCAAAGCTGGTGATTTTCTGCAATGCACCCGACGACAATCCGTTTATGGCAGGGGCATTCCACGGAGTCACGGAAGCAGACGCCATTATTAACGTGGGAGTTTCCGGGCCGGGCGTTGTGAAAAAGGCTCTGGAGCAGGTGCGGAATGAGAATTTTGAGGTGCTCTGCGAAACCATCAAAAAGACAGCCTTTAAAATCACTCGTGTGGGACAGCTTGTGGCTCAGGAAGCCAGCAGAAGAATGGGAATACCCTTTGGAATTATAGATTTATCTCTGGCGCCCACGCCGGCCATCGGTGATTCCGTAGCTGAAATACTGGAAGAAATCGGTCTGGAATATGCCGGTGCGCCAGGTACTACGGCCGCCCTTGCGTTATTGAATGACCAGGTAAAAAAAGGCGGAATTATGGCCTCCTCCTATGTGGGAGGATTAAGCGGGGCATTTATTCCGGTCAGTGAGGACCAGGGAATGATTGACGCGGTGGAAGCCGGAGCGCTGACGCTGGAGAAACTGGAAGCCATGACCTGCGTATGTTCCGTGGGACTTGATATGATAGCCATTCCAGGGGACGTACCCGCCTCTGTAATTTCCGGTGTGATTGCAGATGAAATGGCTATTGGTATGATTAACCAGAAAACCACTGCTGTGCGCCTGATTCCCGTAATCGGAAAAAATGTGGGCGATACGGTGGAGTTTGGCGGACTTCTGGGCCATGCGCCTGTAATGCCTGTCAATAAATTCGGCTGCGAGGCCTTTATCAGCCGCGGCGGCAGAATACCTGCGCCGGTGCACAGTTTTAAGAACTAA
- a CDS encoding ACT domain-containing protein gives MEKKTDRTIITVVGKDTVGIIAGVCTYLAEHDINILDISQTIVQGFFNMMMIVDMSNATNSFDQCAGELEQVGENIGVSIKCQREEIFNKMHRI, from the coding sequence ATGGAAAAGAAAACAGACAGAACAATTATTACAGTTGTAGGAAAAGATACCGTGGGAATCATTGCCGGGGTATGTACATATCTGGCAGAACATGACATTAATATACTGGATATCAGTCAGACCATAGTACAGGGATTTTTTAATATGATGATGATTGTGGATATGAGTAATGCAACCAATTCCTTTGACCAGTGTGCCGGAGAACTGGAGCAGGTGGGAGAGAACATCGGCGTGTCCATCAAATGTCAGAGGGAAGAAATATTTAATAAAATGCACAGAATTTAA
- a CDS encoding MBL fold metallo-hydrolase yields the protein MKLCSIASGSSGNCIFAGTDTTSLLIDTGISGKRVEQGLNEIGHTAKDADGILITHEHSDHISGLGVIARRYGIPIYTTRGTWEAILKCKTTGQIPEELFREIEPDREFTLGDIRINPVSISHDAAMPTAFILRHGSKSMAVMTDLGRYDDYIIERLQHLDVLLLEANHDVHMLQVGTYPYYLKQRILGDRGHLSNELSGRLLSEVLHDNFKAVILGHLSKENNYEKLAYETVRLEIDLADNPYHAGDFPIYVARRDMVSDIIEF from the coding sequence ATGAAACTGTGCAGCATTGCCAGCGGCAGCAGCGGAAACTGCATTTTTGCAGGAACAGATACCACCAGCCTGCTGATTGATACGGGAATCAGCGGGAAGCGGGTGGAGCAGGGACTGAATGAAATCGGACACACAGCAAAGGATGCGGACGGTATTCTGATTACCCATGAGCACTCCGACCATATCAGCGGCCTGGGGGTGATAGCCAGACGGTACGGAATTCCCATTTATACCACAAGGGGAACCTGGGAAGCTATTTTAAAGTGTAAAACCACAGGGCAGATACCGGAAGAACTCTTTCGGGAAATTGAACCGGACCGGGAATTTACTCTGGGAGATATCCGAATAAATCCCGTGTCTATTTCCCATGATGCCGCAATGCCCACTGCATTTATTCTCCGCCATGGGTCAAAATCCATGGCGGTTATGACAGATTTGGGAAGATATGATGACTATATTATAGAAAGGCTGCAGCATCTGGATGTGCTGCTGCTGGAAGCCAATCATGACGTACATATGCTGCAGGTGGGCACTTATCCCTACTATCTGAAGCAGCGGATTCTGGGAGACCGGGGCCATCTGTCCAATGAACTGTCCGGACGGTTGCTGAGCGAGGTGCTTCACGATAATTTTAAAGCAGTGATTCTGGGGCATTTAAGTAAGGAGAATAATTACGAAAAGCTGGCCTATGAGACGGTACGTCTGGAAATAGATCTTGCAGATAATCCCTACCATGCAGGAGATTTTCCTATTTATGTGGCCAGACGCGATATGGTTTCCGATATTATTGAATTTTAA